From a single Mycosarcoma maydis chromosome 14, whole genome shotgun sequence genomic region:
- a CDS encoding putative exo-1,3-beta-glucanase precursor — protein sequence MKITTLVKSAVLTVLAFGLASGLLNIPVPRNAVSGNASVVTSSGLPGATSSARAASVTGRKIVLRVTDANSRGAASVKPKVIATVTLDAARSVLSTLSVPGIPFVRFRRRVQQVKTSANRLFSRAMPALRWPYTSTSSKIRGVNLGGWLVIEPFITPGVFAATGNANIVDEWTFGSLQPRGQATKILQNHLNTFLSESDIRQIASAGLNHVRIPIGYWAFEVAAGEPYLKLNQWDLLKQAARVCAKYNIKVLVDLHTAPGNQNGFEHGGRAGVNQWANDASNINRTVNILQTMSKEFSQSQYANSVTAIELLNEPVQDQNVLIDFYIRAYEVVRYPTGRNGPVSPLLIAISDGFISPAVSDYWNNKALPPQYEGVAIDSHVYTIFSAEQIALSPSERLAFYCSLKLKWAIANSVHPQIIGEWTPAYTDCANGVNGRNAGSKAGTSADCYARTGDASTFTTDYKKMLGRMWEAQVDSSEGGKGWFMWTWKTEAKAAEDWSYQKGLQYGWIPRDPTQRPQGVICDNPATYGM from the coding sequence ATGAAGATCACAACGCTCGTCAAGAGTGCCGTCTTGACTGTCTTGGCGTTCGGTCTCGCCTCTGGTCTCCTCAACATACCTGTTCCCCGTAACGCTGTCTCTGGCAATGCTTCCGTTGTCACATCCAGCGGTCTACCCGGCGCCACTTCGAGCGCTCGCGCTGCTTCAGTTACGGGTCGAAAGATCGTCCTCCGCGTTACTGATGCCAACTCACGCGGTGCTGCGTCGGTCAAGCCAAAGGTGATTGCCACTGTGAcactcgatgctgctcgcagCGTTCTCTCGACACTCTCGGTGCCTGGCATCCCCTTTGTGAGGTTCAGGCGACGTGTCCAACAAGTAAAGACAAGCGCAAATCGCCTCTTCTCGCGAGCTATGCCTGCGCTCCGATGGCCATACACGAGTACCTCCTCCAAGATCCGTGGCGTCAATCTCGGCGGTTGGCTTGTCATAGAGCCCTTTATTACTCCTGGCGTTTTTGCTGCTACGGGCAACGCCAATATTGTCGATGAGTGGACCTTTGGTTCGCTTCAGCCCCGGGGTCAGGCCACAAAGATCTTGCAAAACCATCTCAACACGTTtttgagcgagagcgacatCAGACAGATCGCTTCTGCCGGTTTGAACCACGTTCGCATCCCCATTGGTTACTGGGCTTTTGAAGTGGCAGCGGGAGAGCCATATCTGAAGCTCAACCAGTGGgatctgctcaagcaggcgGCTCGTGTGTGTGCTAAGTACAACATCAAGGTGTTGGTGGATTTGCATACTGCACCAGGCAATCAGAATGGTTTCGAACACGGTGGTCGCGCCGGTGTCAACCAGTGGGCCAACGATGCTTCGAATATCAACCGTACCGTCAACATCTTGCAGACCATGTCGAAAGAATTTTCCCAGTCGCAGTATGCCAACTCGGTCACCGCGATTGAACTGCTCAACGAACCGGTTCAAGATCAAAACGTTCTCATCGATTTTTACATACGTGCCTACGAGGTCGTTCGTTATCCCACTGGACGTAACGGCCCAGTTTCACCACTGTTGATTGCGATTAGCGATGGTTTCATCTCACCAGCTGTTTCCGACTACTGGAACAACAAGGCGCTGCCCCCACAGTACGAAGGTGTTGCTATCGACTCTCACGTTTACACGATCTTCTCTGCGGAACAGATCGCTCTCTCGCCCTCCGAACGACTGGCCTTCTATTGCTCGCTGAAACTGAAATGGGCCATTGCCAACAGCGTGCACCCGCAGATTATTGGCGAATGGACGCCCGCCTACACGGACTGCGCCAACGGCGTCAACGGTCGTAACGCCGGCAGCAAGGCCGGCACATCTGCGGATTGCTACGCCAGAACCGGTGACGCATCCACCTTCACCACGGATTACAAGAAGATGTTGGGCAGGATGTGGGAAGCTCAGGTGGACTCGAGTGAAGGTGGCAAAGGCTGGTTCATGTGGACGTGGAAGACCGAAGCGAAGGCGGCCGAGGATTGGAGCTACCAAAAGGGCTTGCAGTACGGGTGGATTCCTAGAGACCCAACTCAGAGACCTCAGGGTGTGATATGCGACAATCCTGCTACATACGGGATGTAA
- a CDS encoding uncharacterized protein (related to MTG2 - Mitochondrial GTP binding protein) — protein MAPKRALLSLQPLLAVRYGTRKLFLSGTVRPLTYSPLRKSDNYKFDESLAPPPSIKSSSSSVGSSSSGPRLSVTSTRIDQHEPCDSTLARTIFVRTKDGKHLVSVVHTLSLLSQLASKFGPIQHFHFPREPSSQRLLGYGSVTFFDKQSLQKALSNDGIHTVILPPIVPSRAPRSYLSDKEHARLVGMQPLVSCQAPSEHASASQTHLSSRSLQNPAAMRPGWNDVAPLCNMQAATGSRYFVDQSEATDETPQDAIIAHNSDFYLSTSHVPVEIKMERRTSSLTTRPGAIATARLSGNAHRASLHVKVRDALRQFGGFSNIVQEQRLLDESLDYSYDERDARPRPAARSHARRQHTKANPQWRANRSAPSSSSRNLFTSAALPSAEQTKAKRKAEWQRNRHSSFVDQLYLRLTAGKGGDGCVSFHREKFVQFGPPSGGNGGSGGSIYIRAVDGPTTLARISRRFRGADGPHGQGSFLHGKKMEDKFIEVPVGTVVTATRRLRIPEEEEAEEYYHDLLKRAAKAKWDPTGVVAKDDVVLAAEEEERRRLACTKQPPLELEYDIDEATAEEATHKQTATVAKANKLEEDEIDGEDLLDPEAARQLQTLRDRVWRHYPRAEETNYRRNEFRAAEMRLALDRRRRRRYLAQSQAASNAASGLVTVSVASSADQPSAASVTPYEDETPSSVPWRVDLNEPTPADSPGILLASGGRGGLGNPTFLSSANRSPKFATRGEWGESLEVMLELKRPSDIGLVGLPNAGKSTILRAISASKAQVGHWRFTTLSPNLGVVRLGSDGNVIGVDDSEVQEGYGDDRAIYSKCASTGEACVDAEEEFRLVLSDIPGLIDGAADNRGLGHTFLRHIERCSLLAYVLDLTEPEPWRDLKVLHNELASYRNDLPTKARLVIVNKADQFETPTEIQDAKTKLDRIRRQALEIFQDQQALSGRVVAVPMKVVTLSAKKKQGTAMLAKTLVDLLSAQRDAENDTSEQTSV, from the coding sequence ACTACAAATTCGACGAATCACTGGCACCACCGCCTTCGATAAAgtcttcatcgtcgtccgtCGGGTCGTCCTCCTCCGGGCCAAGGCTGTCGGTCACTTCGACCAGGATCGACCAGCACGAGCCATGTGACTCGACTCTTGCCAGAACCATCTTTGTACGTACCAAGGACGGCAAGCACCTCGTCTCTGTCGTACACACGCTATCACTACTCTCCCAGCTTGCTTCCAAGTTTGGTCCTATTCAGCACTTTCACTTCCCACGCGAGCCCTCTTCGCAAAGACTGCTCGGCTATGGCAGCGTCACTTTTTTCGACAAACAAAGCCTCCAAAAGGCGCTCTCCAACGATGGCATTCATACCGTCATTCTGCCGCCCATTGTCCCGTCTAGAGCACCCCGCTCCTATCTTTCCGACAAAGAGCATGCACGTCTCGTAGGCATGCAACCCTTAGTCAGCTGCCAAGCTCCGAGCGAGCACGCCTCCGCTTCACAAACCCATCTttcctctcgctctcttcAAAACCCTGCAGCCATGCGTCCGGGTTGGAACGACGTTGCTCCGCTGTGTAACATGCAAGCAGCGACTGGCTCTCGTTATTTTGTTGATCAGTCCGAAGCCACAGACGAAACGCCTCAGGACGCTATCATTGCCCACAACTCTGACTTTTACCTCTCTACTTCACACGTTCccgtcgagatcaagatggaGCGTAGAACCTCTTCTCTCACTACACGTCCAGGTGCAATTGCTACGGCCCGCCTCAGTGGCAACGCTCATCGCGCCAGTTTGCATGTCAAAGTACGTGATGCTTTGCGCCAATTCGGCGGGTTCAGCAACATTGTTCAGGAGCAGCGCCTGCTCGACGAATCTCTTGACTACTCGTacgacgagcgagacgctcgtcctcgaccCGCAGCTCGCAGTCATGCGCGACGTCAGCACACCAAGGCAAATCCGCAGTGGCGAGCCAATCGTTCTGCaccatcctcttcctccagAAACTTGTTCACTTCAGCGGCCCTACCCAGCGCCGAACAAACAAAAGCCAAACGCAAGGCAGAATGGCAGCGCAACCGACATTCCAGCTTTGTCGATCAGCTCTACCTGCGTCTCACGGCTGGCAAAGGGGGTGACGGCTGTGTTTCCTTCCATCGCGAAAAGTTTGTTCAATTTGGCCCTCCCTCGGGAGGCAACGGAGGCTCGGGAGGCTCTATCTACATTCGTGCCGTCGATGGCCCAACCACCCTCGCTCGCATTTCGCGTCGCTTTCGGGGCGCCGATGGGCCTCATGGGCAAGGCAGTTTTTTGCATGGTAAGAAGATGGAGGACAAGTTCATCGAGGTTCCTGTTGGCACTGTCGTGACCGCTACTCGACGTCTCCGCATCcccgaggaggaggaagccGAAGAGTACTATCACGACCTGCTCAAGCGTGCGGCCAAGGCCAAATGGGATCCTACCGGTGTTGTCGCCAAGGACGACGTggtgcttgctgccgaggaagaggagcgtAGACGACTGGCATGCACAAAACAGCCGCCGCTGGAGCTCGAATATGACATTGATGAGGCGACAGCTGAAGAAGCAACTCACAAGCAGACTGCCACTGTGGCAAAGGCAAAcaagctggaagaggacgagatcgacggGGAGGATCTCTTGGATCCGGAAGCAGCGCGTCAGCTTCAAACGCTTCGCGACCGCGTATGGCGTCATTATCCACGTGCAGAGGAAACCAACTACCGACGCAACGAGTTTCGAGCGGCCGAAATGCGTCTCGCGCTCGACcgccgtcgtcgacgacgatatCTTGCCCAGTCCCAGGCAGCTTCCAACGCCGCATCCGGCCTGGTAACTGTGTCAGTGGCGTCCTCGGCGGATCAGCCTTCGGCAGCCTCGGTCACGCCATACGAAGACGAGACGCCCTCTTCAGTGCCATGGCGTGTCGACCTCAACGAGCCCACACCCGCCGATTCTCCTGGCATCCTGCTTGCCTCTGGTGGTCGCGGCGGTCTCGGCAATCCCACCTTTCTATCTTCCGCCAATCGATCACCCAAATTCGCCACACGGGGTGAGTGGGGAGAATCACTCGAGGtcatgctcgagctcaagcgaCCATCCGATATCGGCCTGGTGGGCTTGCCCAATGCAGGAAAATCGACCATCTTACGAGCCATCTCGGCCTCCAAGGCACAAGTTGGCCATTGGCGCTTTACCACGCTTTCACCAAATCTTGGTGTCGTGCGACTCGGCTCGGACGGCAACGTGATCGGAGTCGACGACTCCGAAGTGCAAGAAGGTTACGGTGACGATCGAGCCATCTACTCCAAGTGCGCATCGACGGGTGAAGCTTGTGTTGATGCAGAAGAAGAGTTCCGCCTCGTGCTCTCCGACATCCCTGGCCTGATCGATGGCGCAGCCGACAACCGTGGTCTCGGTCACACGTTTTTACGGCACATCGAACGCTGCTCCCTCCTAGCCTATGTTCTTGACCTTACCGAGCCGGAACCGTGGCGTGACCTGAAAGTGCTGCACAACGAACTCGCATCTTATCGAAACGATCTCCCTACCAAAGCGCGCCTGGTCATCGTCAACAAAGCCGATCAATTCGAAACGCCAACAGAAATCCAGGAcgccaagaccaagctggACAGAATCCGTCGTCAAGCTCTCGAGATCTTCCAGGATCAACAAGCGTTGAGTGGTCGCGTCGTAGCTGTTCCAATGAAAGTTGTGACGCTCTCGGCCAAGAAAAAGCAGGGAACGGCCATGTTGGCAAAAACTCTGGTCGATTTGCTAAGCGCACAGCGTGACGCCGAGAATGACACTTCAGAGCAAACATCTGTGTAA